A region from the Aphis gossypii isolate Hap1 chromosome 1, ASM2018417v2, whole genome shotgun sequence genome encodes:
- the LOC114119467 gene encoding dolichyl-diphosphooligosaccharide--protein glycosyltransferase 48 kDa subunit — MLIKYYLCSILTLSLAAFANASKETLVLLNNLVIKETHSILFNTLKERGYHLTFKSADDPTLVLSKYGKYFYENLIIFAPTVQEFGGSLSIETITQFIDDGGNVLFTGGVSTGSALRELAAECGFEVTEENSSLIDHLNFDASDSGKHTLVVTSSSNLIKSEEIVGKSNEKPLLYEGTTVITDPKNPLVLPILHAESTAYSYKPDLPVKDYSLGTGKDLLLIAALQARNNARVVFSGSLYFFSDVAFRTSVQKVDGKTYNISGNQEVASNIVLWTLKDRGMIRVKSVNHHKVGESSPPPSYTIMDMAVFLIELERWENGKWIPHDANDVQVEFVRIDPFWRGNLNNMKNGNYEFTFKIPDTYGVYQFKVEYNRIGFTAIRSSTMVSVIPLEHTQYERFILSAYPYYSSAFSMMFGVFIFSFVFLHYREDKAKGE; from the exons atgttaattaaatattacttgtgTTCAATATTAACGTTAAGCCTTGCTGCTTTCGCCAATGCTTCCAAAGAGACGTTGGTACTACTTAACAATTTAGTCATTAAAGAGACACattccatattatttaacactCTTAAag AAAGAGGATATCATCTGACTTTCAAATCAGCCGATGACCCTACATTAGTGCTTTCTAAGTATGGAAAATACTTTtacgaaaatttaattatttttgcacCAACCGTCCAAGAATTTGGAGGATCTCTCAGTATTGAAACAATTACTCAATTCATTGATGATGGAG gcAATGTTTTGTTTACTGGTGGTGTGTCTACTGGTTCTGCTTTGAGAGAGTTGGCTGCTGAATGTGGTTTTGAAGTTACTGAAGAGAATTCATCCTTGATTGaccatttgaattttgatgcCAGTGATTCaggaaaa cataCTTTAGTAGTAACAAGTTCATCAAACTTAATTAAATCTGAAGAAATTGTTGGAAAGAGTAATGAAAAACCACTTTTATATGAAGGAACTACAGTGATTACAGATCCAAAAAATCCTTTAGTGCTTCCTATTCTTCATGCTGAGTCTACTGCATATTCATACAAACCAGACCTTCCTGTTAAAGAT TATTCCTTAGGAACAGGCAAAGACTTATTACTAATTGCAGCTTTACAGGCAAGAAATAATGCCAGAGTTGTATTTTCTGGTTCTTTATACTTCTTTTCTGATGTTGCCTTCAGGACTTCTGTACAAAAAGTt gatggaaaaacatataatatttctggAAATCAAGAAGTTGcttcaaatattgttttgtggACATTAAAAGATAGAGGTATGATAAGAGTGAAGTCTGTAAACCACCATAAAGTGGGCGAATCGTCACCTCCACCATCGTACACTATTATGGATATggct gtATTTTTGATAGAATTGGAACGTTGGGAAAATGGGAAATGGATCCCTCATGACGCTAATGATGTTCAAGTTGAATTTGTACGTATAGATCCGTTCTGGCGTGGAAATCTTAATAACATGAAAAACGGCAACTATGAgttcacatttaaaataccagATACATATGGAGTGTATCAATTCAAAGTGGAATACAACAGAATTGGATTTACTGCGATCAGAAGCTCAActatg gtgTCTGTTATTCCACTAGAACATACTCAGTATGAAAGATTCATCTTAAGTGCATATCCATATTATTCAAGTGCTTTTTCAATGATGTTTGGTGTGTTTATATTCAGTTTTGTATTCCTGCACTATCGAGAAGATAAAGCGAAGGGAGAGTAA
- the LOC114119468 gene encoding uncharacterized protein LOC114119468 has product MKTNIGKSFIVCLCVLVASSSCFQKHIRALTAKVHSLFGNEPCDDVSSTASTWKPNDNDAQPTVSECNIHTDDRNYLFGVDWRNVSSRIANNWWIIAVSSLLPFFVFWRIQYVMRYKLHDWKKSFIQKEKAYTRSRRLTLPDLTLAKHARRESLAESTQKLTNRPKKMSQCNISQFKSIRKNSFERNEELLGDSKRVHLIRRRH; this is encoded by the exons atgaaaacaaacatCGGAAAATCTTTCATTGTGTGCTTGTGCGTTCTAGTAGCAAGTAGCTCGTGTTTCCAGAAGCACATTCGAGCACTAACAGCAAAAGTTCACAGTCTATTTGGGAATGAACCGTGTGACGATGTCAGTTCTACAGCATCAACGTGGAAGCCTAACGACAACGATGCACAGCCAACTGTGTCAGAGTGCAACATACATACTGATGACAGAAACTATTTGTTTGGTGTCGACTGGAGAAACGTGAGTTCCAGAATTGCTAACAATTGGTGGATAATCGCTGTGTCTTCGCTTCTACCATTCTTTGTCTTCTGGCGAATCCAATACGTCATGAGATACAAG ctCCACGACTGGAAAAAATCTTTCATTCAAAAAGAAAAGGCGTACACCCGTTCCAGAAGACTCACGCTTCCAGATTTAACTTTGGCCAAACATGCAAGAAGAGAGTCGTTGGCTGAATCCACACAAAAACTcacaa atcgTCCCAAAAAGATGTCTCAATGCAATATTTCACAGTTTAAGAGTATACGAAAAAATTCATTTGAGAGAAATGAAGAACTATTAGGGGACTCAAAGAGAGTTCACTTAATTAGGCGTCGGCATTAA